From the genome of Henningerozyma blattae CBS 6284 chromosome 8, complete genome:
CTTGATAAACAAACATTATCCCATTTGATATCATGAGGCGCAGGAGCTAATCTTGTGATGAAATAATGAACTCTTGGGTCTAAGACTGCTTGTGCCGCCATTTGTGCATTCGCCACTGAGTCCATTGTCACAAATGCAGTAGGTGTGGCAGaataatgtttttttcttgcaTCAATGATTTCTTTATCTATGAAAAGTAATTGTTGTTCAAGATATTCAATCGCATCTACTTCAGTACCAAAAAGACCAAACCAGCCAGTCTTCATTTTTGGACgttcttttaattgaatcTCTCCGTAAACATGGTTATCTTCATTAGATTCATCCGATGATGAGATATGATTTGTTTGATTATTTccatcattatttgtattgttATTTGTCGAGTGATTATCTGAGTTTTCTATTACAGATGCTATGTTATCGACGTTTCTTTctaaattgtaattttcaGAGATATATTCATGAGATCTCAAATGTCTTGGacatttttcataatttaactctaattgttttaaaacttGTTCTCTATAATGAAACAATCTGTTTAAGGGGCCCCATTCACGGCATATTGTGATTGATGAAACTTTCCcgatttttaattgttcgATTCTTGTCTTTAAAGTATTTTTATCACGCATCTCAATTGGAATACCAGAAAGACGAATAGTCCTATCTGTTACTGTATTCTGTTTCCCTAAATATTTCTGTCTCGTAGACACTACTAATTTGGTTTGATTCAACAATAGACGAATAGTAACAAacgtaaaaaaatatgtgAATAAGACATACATCCATAAATAACGGAAGCTTGCTTCTGGACCAGGTTGGGTAATAGTCTCAATTGGCTCCTGTATTTCTCTTTGGAACCTTTTCACAAGGTTGAGTATTCTGTCAACAGAACTTTTATCAGAACCATCATCGTCGTCGTCGTAATTACCAGTATAATGGAATCTTACAGGTGATATTACACACAAACtaaagaaacaaaagatACCGACTAGTTTGATacacattttaaaaaatccaATGAATACAAAGGCATCTAATCCTGCATAGTCCAATACTTGGTGATCGTCAATTTTATAAAGGACAGTCATCCATCCAAACAAACTATTTGGATCCCATGAGGGTAGTCTTAAACTCCCTGAATCTTTATATCTTCTACTTGCGTATAATTTTggcaatttttttagtaataGAGAAAAGGAAAGTAATGCAAAAAGTCCTAATAGAATAGCAGTGTATAATTGAGTTGTGACAACTTTTGCTGTTGGTTTTCTAAAATCGTGTGGCTCATCGTATAAAGTAGAATTCAAAGCACCAacattattcatatttgtGGCATTCCTCTGGTCTATTCGGTGACCCAAGTATTGGTTCATTTTCCAAAAGTCAATTAAGAGAAAGGGCT
Proteins encoded in this window:
- the CSC1 gene encoding Csc1p (similar to Saccharomyces cerevisiae YLR241W; ancestral locus Anc_8.400); this encodes MNQYLGHRIDQRNATNMNNVGALNSTLYDEPHDFRKPTAKVVTTQLYTAILLGLFALLSFSLLLKKLPKLYASRRYKDSGSLRLPSWDPNSLFGWMTVLYKIDDHQVLDYAGLDAFVFIGFFKMCIKLVGIFCFFSLCVISPVRFHYTGNYDDDDDGSDKSSVDRILNLVKRFQREIQEPIETITQPGPEASFRYLWMYVLFTYFFTFVTIRLLLNQTKLVVSTRQKYLGKQNTVTDRTIRLSGIPIEMRDKNTLKTRIEQLKIGKVSSITICREWGPLNRLFHYREQVLKQLELNYEKCPRHLRSHEYISENYNLERNVDNIASVIENSDNHSTNNNTNNDGNNQTNHISSSDESNEDNHVYGEIQLKERPKMKTGWFGLFGTEVDAIEYLEQQLLFIDKEIIDARKKHYSATPTAFVTMDSVANAQMAAQAVLDPRVHYFITRLAPAPHDIKWDNVCLSRKERLTKGYLVTIFIGISSLFLIIPVSYLATLLNMKTISKFWPDLGKFLKENKWAENIVTGLLPTYLFTILNFGIPYFYELLTSYQGLVSYSEEETSLVSKNFFYIFVNLFLVFTLAGTASNYWGYLSDTTKIAYQLATSVKEFSLFYVDLIILQGIGMFPFKLLLVGSLIGFPLVKITAKTPRQRKELYNPPIFNFGLQLPQPILILIITLIYSVMSTKLLLSSFAYFVIGFYVYKYQLVFATDHLPHSTGKVWPLIYRRVILGLLLFQLTMAGTLAGFEGGWVLSSWLFPIPLITLSFLWDFQMNYIPLSQYIALSSIREHESDESHVTMSSSIMEEDSYSYPYLVSILEGPMLD